Proteins from a genomic interval of Chitinophagales bacterium:
- a CDS encoding methylated-DNA--[protein]-cysteine S-methyltransferase, translating to MHIQNPTDIQKYYQALVERNEQYIGIFYVGVKTTGIFCIATCRARKPKLENVEFYTEVKELLQAGYRPCKICKPTQNADQAPEEVLKAVKMVANSPKEKITDYTLTQNGLSPEFLRRWFNKHYGMTFHAYQRMIRINLAFQEVKNGKTVTDSAFDTGYESLSGFGYTFKKVIGKSPQQSKGQNLIYISRLTTPIGPMFACATDEGLCLLEFVERKMLETEFRDLQHRLNATILAGENDHIRQVKWELTEYFAGTRQTFEVRLLTPGTAFQQSVWRELLKIPYGTTRSYQAQAEKLGKPKAVRAVANANGCNRIAIVIPCHRVIGKNGHLTGYAGGLERKKWLLEHEGRHGNQD from the coding sequence ATGCACATCCAAAACCCAACCGACATTCAAAAATACTATCAAGCATTGGTAGAAAGAAATGAGCAATATATCGGCATTTTTTATGTGGGTGTAAAGACGACAGGCATTTTCTGCATCGCTACTTGTAGGGCGAGAAAGCCCAAATTGGAGAATGTGGAGTTTTACACGGAGGTCAAAGAACTGCTGCAAGCGGGCTATCGCCCCTGCAAAATCTGCAAACCCACCCAAAATGCCGACCAAGCTCCCGAAGAGGTATTGAAGGCAGTGAAAATGGTTGCTAACAGTCCCAAAGAAAAAATCACCGACTACACATTGACTCAAAATGGTTTGAGTCCAGAGTTTTTGCGGCGTTGGTTCAACAAACACTATGGCATGACTTTCCACGCCTATCAGCGCATGATTCGCATCAACCTTGCGTTTCAGGAGGTCAAAAACGGCAAAACAGTGACGGATTCTGCCTTTGATACGGGCTATGAATCACTGAGTGGCTTTGGCTATACCTTCAAAAAGGTCATCGGAAAATCCCCACAACAAAGCAAAGGTCAAAACCTCATTTACATCAGCCGATTGACCACACCTATTGGTCCCATGTTCGCCTGTGCGACCGATGAAGGTTTGTGCTTGTTGGAGTTTGTGGAGCGCAAAATGCTCGAAACCGAATTTCGGGATTTGCAGCACCGCTTGAATGCCACGATTTTGGCGGGTGAAAATGACCACATTCGGCAGGTCAAATGGGAATTGACGGAATATTTTGCAGGAACTCGCCAAACTTTTGAAGTTAGGCTACTCACGCCTGGTACAGCTTTTCAACAGAGCGTTTGGCGTGAATTGTTGAAAATTCCCTACGGTACAACTCGTTCTTACCAAGCCCAAGCCGAAAAACTCGGCAAACCCAAAGCTGTCAGAGCAGTCGCCAATGCCAACGGCTGCAATCGGATAGCTATCGTAATTCCTTGCCATCGGGTGATTGGCAAAAATGGACATTTGACGGGATATGCGGGTGGTTTGGAGCGAAAAAAGTGGTTGTTGGAGCATGAGGGGCGGCATGGAAATCAGGATTAA
- a CDS encoding rhodanese-like domain-containing protein, which translates to MNKTRFQHLMPATFLEMSKQNAGCILLDVRTSTEYADFHLEESLNIDIKNPDFVEEINELDKTKHYFVYCRIGMRSVNACNYMAMLGFKNLYNLKGGLEALENK; encoded by the coding sequence ATGAACAAAACGAGATTCCAACACCTAATGCCCGCTACTTTCTTGGAAATGAGCAAGCAAAACGCAGGCTGCATCCTCTTAGATGTAAGGACTTCAACCGAATACGCAGATTTTCACTTGGAAGAATCACTCAACATTGATATCAAAAATCCAGATTTTGTAGAAGAAATCAATGAATTGGACAAAACCAAACACTACTTTGTCTATTGCAGAATTGGTATGAGAAGCGTCAATGCTTGTAATTATATGGCCATGTTGGGCTTCAAAAACTTGTACAACCTCAAAGGAGGTTTAGAAGCATTGGAAAACAAATAA
- a CDS encoding DUF2490 domain-containing protein: MNKLLTLLLVSVACYLFSPKVNAQIDEDQLGAWYMYFWNTGFKNSPWGLQGDIQHRNWNLGGDLEQLLLRGGITYQPDNTPIKFTLGYGNITTGTFGDSKETTSESRIYQEALIPQKLGNRFQLTHRFRFEQRFVENQDFRTRWRYNLFLNVLLNKTEMEKGTIYFAFYNELFINGERGIGDGREVQIFDRNRRYTALGYCLQKGLNIQLGFMEQATDDWTKGQMQLSVHQKF, from the coding sequence ATGAATAAACTACTTACACTTTTATTGGTATCTGTCGCCTGCTATCTATTTTCTCCAAAGGTAAACGCTCAAATAGATGAAGATCAATTGGGCGCATGGTATATGTACTTTTGGAATACTGGCTTCAAAAATAGTCCATGGGGATTGCAGGGAGACATTCAACATAGAAATTGGAATCTTGGAGGTGACTTAGAGCAGTTGTTGCTTCGAGGGGGCATCACCTATCAACCCGATAATACACCTATAAAATTCACGCTGGGCTATGGCAATATTACCACAGGTACTTTTGGTGACTCCAAAGAAACAACTTCCGAAAGTCGTATTTACCAAGAAGCCTTAATTCCTCAAAAATTAGGCAATCGTTTTCAGCTTACCCACCGTTTTCGTTTTGAGCAAAGATTTGTCGAAAACCAAGATTTTAGAACCCGTTGGCGTTACAACTTGTTTTTGAACGTTCTGCTCAACAAGACGGAAATGGAGAAAGGCACAATCTACTTTGCTTTTTACAATGAACTATTTATCAATGGTGAAAGAGGAATAGGGGATGGGAGAGAAGTGCAGATATTTGATAGGAATAGACGCTATACGGCTTTGGGGTATTGTCTCCAAAAGGGTCTAAATATTCAACTGGGCTTTATGGAGCAAGCTACGGATGATTGGACTAAAGGACAGATGCAGTTGAGTGTGCATCAGAAGTTTTGA
- a CDS encoding DinB family protein, translated as MYQHIFTELQQNKSVFENLLKNTPKAAYTWKQAPKKWCLLEIICHLYDEEREDFRVRLGLVLQTPEVTPPPIHPTKWVTERKYMEQNFDEKLHGFLEERDKSIEWLQSLENPQWDNAYQHPKYGLFSARFYLTNWLAHDYLHMRQITRLKYDYLQHISGESVRYAGEWM; from the coding sequence ATGTACCAACACATTTTTACAGAACTGCAACAAAACAAATCCGTCTTTGAAAACCTCCTCAAAAACACTCCCAAAGCCGCCTATACTTGGAAACAAGCTCCCAAAAAATGGTGCTTACTTGAAATCATCTGCCACCTCTACGACGAAGAAAGAGAAGATTTTAGGGTGCGACTGGGGTTGGTATTGCAAACGCCCGAAGTCACGCCGCCACCCATACATCCAACGAAATGGGTGACAGAACGAAAATACATGGAGCAAAATTTTGACGAAAAACTACATGGTTTTTTGGAGGAACGGGATAAGTCCATCGAATGGCTGCAATCTTTGGAAAACCCTCAATGGGATAATGCCTACCAACATCCTAAATACGGCCTTTTCTCTGCCCGATTTTACCTCACCAATTGGCTCGCCCACGACTACTTACACATGCGCCAAATCACCCGATTGAAGTACGATTATTTGCAGCATATTTCTGGTGAATCGGTGCGCTATGCGGGGGAATGGATGTAG
- a CDS encoding gliding motility-associated C-terminal domain-containing protein, which translates to MRFYFTLLLILFCLPSMTYAQCSFSVTGSNPISDYCFAASANLNYTLTGTPAGGTFSGLHVSGNTFSPPITGFIGEFDITYTVNACSVTETITIGTFFNVNGQSGSFFCLEDAPFGLQANIAGGTFSGEDVIGAGFVPSEAGEYDITYTTSNGCAIVRTIEIGPSFTIEGVNTDLGGFNICGGSLPATLIGNPVGGTFSGPGFIGGQFNPAVIPGSFNITYTVPGCGSVTETITVEGVGENAVIDESNLSAQYCETDETLVTPMGNLGANADFFINGNLIQNFQASNLGVGTYQLFYSFEDENGCNSLDSYTFNVFPPPNPDFNLPEQYCITDGPISLMPIAGVSGNSTFGGTGVVTTGGAAVFDPNIAGVGMHSITHDITDNIGLCQATMTKQIEVMPGAEASFEGLGTFECFSGEDVLFYNGNSKGEEVNYLWNVIEGEAVIELPFDGPADSVRVFTNSTNSNSFTIELLVSNGGCTATFQETFNQANLNVDILTENQSIEAGQSVNIEANATSTDGSNFTFQWQPIQALSCNDCLTPTAAPTQSTTYYLLAQNENDCIVGDSIRITILSDREEEEVVIPTAFSPNEDNVNDRFQVVGRNIESVILQVYSRWGKKIFEGDGLKGWDGLHNLRFVEQGVYVYVAEITLFSGETLQRQGYVTVLK; encoded by the coding sequence ATGCGGTTTTATTTTACCCTGCTATTGATACTTTTTTGTTTACCTTCAATGACTTACGCCCAATGTTCGTTCAGCGTAACAGGCAGCAATCCCATTTCGGACTACTGTTTTGCAGCCTCTGCTAATCTCAACTATACGCTCACAGGCACACCCGCAGGAGGCACATTTAGCGGTCTGCATGTATCGGGCAATACTTTCAGCCCGCCCATTACTGGATTTATCGGAGAATTTGACATCACTTATACTGTCAATGCTTGCAGCGTCACCGAAACAATTACGATAGGTACTTTCTTCAATGTCAATGGGCAAAGTGGCAGCTTTTTCTGCTTAGAAGATGCACCCTTCGGTTTACAAGCCAACATTGCAGGAGGCACATTCAGTGGAGAAGATGTGATTGGAGCAGGTTTTGTTCCTTCAGAAGCGGGCGAATACGACATTACCTACACGACTTCAAACGGTTGTGCCATTGTTCGCACCATCGAAATAGGGCCGAGTTTCACCATTGAAGGAGTAAACACCGACTTGGGCGGCTTCAATATTTGTGGAGGAAGTTTGCCCGCTACTTTGATTGGCAATCCTGTGGGAGGCACTTTCTCGGGGCCAGGATTCATAGGCGGTCAGTTCAATCCTGCGGTGATTCCTGGCAGTTTCAACATCACCTATACCGTTCCAGGATGTGGCAGTGTGACAGAAACCATTACAGTTGAAGGGGTTGGAGAAAATGCGGTCATTGACGAAAGCAATTTGTCAGCGCAATATTGCGAAACGGATGAAACCCTTGTCACCCCAATGGGTAATTTGGGTGCAAATGCTGATTTTTTTATCAACGGCAATTTGATACAAAACTTTCAAGCCTCCAATTTGGGAGTAGGCACCTACCAACTTTTTTACTCCTTTGAAGATGAAAATGGCTGCAATAGCTTGGATTCCTATACCTTCAATGTTTTTCCACCACCCAATCCCGACTTCAATTTGCCCGAACAATACTGCATCACCGATGGTCCTATTTCCTTGATGCCAATTGCAGGGGTTTCAGGCAACAGCACTTTTGGTGGAACAGGCGTTGTGACAACAGGAGGTGCTGCCGTTTTTGACCCAAACATTGCAGGGGTTGGTATGCACAGCATTACGCATGATATTACGGACAATATTGGGCTTTGCCAAGCTACGATGACCAAACAAATTGAAGTTATGCCAGGAGCAGAGGCAAGTTTTGAAGGTTTGGGCACTTTTGAGTGTTTTTCGGGAGAAGATGTATTGTTTTATAACGGCAACTCAAAAGGGGAGGAGGTGAATTATTTGTGGAATGTGATTGAAGGGGAAGCAGTTATTGAATTACCCTTCGATGGCCCTGCCGATTCGGTGCGGGTTTTTACCAACTCTACGAACTCCAATAGTTTCACAATCGAATTGTTGGTAAGCAATGGCGGCTGTACAGCAACTTTTCAAGAAACCTTCAATCAAGCCAACTTAAATGTGGACATTTTGACCGAAAACCAAAGCATTGAAGCGGGGCAGTCGGTTAATATTGAAGCCAATGCAACTTCTACAGATGGCAGTAATTTTACCTTTCAATGGCAACCTATTCAGGCACTTAGCTGCAATGATTGTTTGACCCCAACTGCTGCTCCAACCCAAAGTACGACCTACTATTTGTTGGCACAAAATGAAAATGACTGCATCGTAGGAGATTCTATTCGCATCACTATTCTTTCGGATAGGGAGGAGGAGGAAGTGGTGATTCCAACGGCTTTTAGCCCGAATGAAGACAATGTAAACGACCGATTTCAAGTTGTGGGCCGTAATATTGAATCGGTGATTTTGCAGGTGTATTCTCGTTGGGGAAAGAAAATTTTTGAAGGAGATGGTTTGAAGGGTTGGGATGGTTTGCACAACCTTCGATTTGTGGAGCAAGGTGTGTATGTATATGTGGCTGAAATTACCTTGTTTTCGGGCGAAACATTGCAGCGACAAGGGTATGTGACTGTATTGAAGTAA